From Hyalangium minutum, the proteins below share one genomic window:
- a CDS encoding thiamine pyrophosphate-dependent enzyme → MKPGNADPADASLPEGVDEALALELYRQMVFLRIFDERALVYHRHGRIGTWAISWGHEAIQVGAMLALKASDWAFPSYRENKLGLVRGMSPAHVLAGCRGHPQGWWDPHQWRLGAISIPVASHVPHAAGFAWGERLQGRDTVALSFFGDGATSQGEFHEGANMAGVMNAPLILLCTNNQWAISTPVHRQTRARTLADKAAGYGMLGVRVDGNDVLAVYQAVSQAAARARAGEGPTFIECLIYRAQAHAFPDDPSAYRDDTEAEQARREECVGRYANLLMRRGLLTEELAARYREEFLAKMADAIAEAEALPIPGPELAFAHAYERKTPALERDLSELQRIQAKQGTR, encoded by the coding sequence ATGAAGCCTGGCAATGCAGATCCGGCTGACGCCTCACTCCCGGAGGGAGTCGATGAGGCGCTCGCCCTCGAGCTGTACCGGCAGATGGTGTTCCTGCGCATCTTCGACGAGCGGGCGCTCGTCTACCATCGGCATGGACGCATCGGGACGTGGGCGATCTCGTGGGGCCACGAGGCCATCCAAGTCGGTGCAATGTTGGCCTTGAAGGCCAGCGACTGGGCGTTCCCCTCCTATCGCGAGAACAAGCTCGGACTGGTGCGAGGGATGTCTCCGGCGCACGTGCTCGCCGGATGCCGGGGACACCCTCAGGGCTGGTGGGATCCACATCAGTGGCGGCTCGGCGCGATCAGCATCCCCGTGGCCTCGCACGTTCCCCACGCCGCGGGCTTCGCCTGGGGCGAGCGGCTCCAGGGGCGGGATACTGTCGCGCTCTCCTTCTTTGGAGATGGAGCGACGTCCCAGGGGGAGTTCCACGAGGGCGCCAATATGGCCGGAGTGATGAACGCTCCGCTAATCCTCCTGTGCACCAACAACCAGTGGGCGATCAGCACGCCCGTGCACCGGCAGACCCGGGCCCGCACGCTCGCGGACAAGGCCGCAGGCTATGGCATGCTGGGCGTGCGCGTGGACGGCAATGACGTGCTCGCCGTCTACCAGGCGGTGTCCCAGGCGGCGGCCCGGGCCCGCGCAGGAGAAGGCCCCACCTTCATCGAGTGCCTCATCTACCGCGCACAGGCCCATGCGTTCCCCGATGATCCTTCCGCCTACCGCGACGACACCGAGGCGGAGCAGGCCCGGCGTGAGGAATGCGTGGGGCGCTACGCGAACCTCCTCATGCGGCGTGGGCTGCTGACGGAGGAGCTGGCGGCCCGGTACCGCGAGGAGTTCCTGGCGAAGATGGCGGATGCGATCGCCGAGGCTGAGGCATTGCCTATCCCCGGTCCCGAGCTCGCCTTCGCGCATGCCTATGAACGGAAGACCCCTGCCCTGGAGCGGGATCTCTCGGAGCTGCAGCGCATCCAGGCCAAACAGGGCACAAGGTAA
- a CDS encoding 2-oxo acid dehydrogenase subunit E2 — protein MGLVYALPDLGEGVAEAEVVHWWVSEGDRVEEDAPMLEVTTAKATVQVPAPGKGVALRVLARKGDKVEVGMPLIVIGEAGEDADALLRQWSPAGHSAAPAAPTPQPSAPAPAPRSIQALPRVRKLAEQLGVSLEAIAKNGPITEEDVRAAAASSTARSLPGPARKPEPTPTIPAQGVRARVPLSGMRRTAAEHLTRTQSIPAVTVVEEASFDTLDLLQGLLGVSYVPFLIQAAVSAFTEVPEINALFDEKLQELVIYDRVDLAIAVHTEEGLAVPVIHDCAKMTLRELEARVQELGTQARARKLSLADSMGGTFTITSPGDAGALLATPLLNVPQVAILGLHRPTRRPVVADGELRVGLAAHVTLTHDHRVIDGLTACRFLRRITERLSHPLQALDEGVFRPGSAPKATAEAAAGQRSPMGGPEQPGSPATGQPGELARELSSLDPRKRRLRLEAFLDTELLRLMKRTRAIDRKSTWKDLGLDSLVAVGLRNVLVHALDRSLPATLLFNRTTPAALAEHLLGMLEDDPPETQEMDPDALLASLKGLPENEARARLAERLAAGMERR, from the coding sequence ATGGGACTGGTCTATGCCCTCCCCGATCTGGGTGAGGGAGTCGCGGAAGCGGAAGTCGTTCACTGGTGGGTGTCCGAAGGCGATCGCGTCGAGGAAGACGCGCCCATGCTGGAGGTAACCACGGCCAAGGCCACCGTGCAGGTGCCCGCGCCGGGGAAGGGCGTGGCGCTGCGGGTGCTCGCGCGCAAGGGAGACAAGGTCGAGGTGGGCATGCCGCTCATCGTCATCGGGGAAGCCGGTGAGGATGCGGATGCGCTGCTGCGGCAGTGGAGCCCCGCGGGCCATTCAGCCGCTCCCGCGGCTCCCACGCCGCAGCCCTCTGCCCCAGCGCCAGCGCCGCGCTCGATCCAGGCGCTCCCGAGGGTGCGCAAGCTGGCCGAGCAACTCGGTGTCTCTCTGGAGGCGATTGCCAAGAATGGGCCCATCACCGAGGAGGACGTGCGCGCGGCGGCGGCCTCTTCCACGGCCCGCTCTCTGCCCGGGCCCGCCCGGAAGCCGGAGCCCACGCCCACAATTCCTGCCCAGGGCGTGAGGGCCCGAGTGCCCCTGAGCGGGATGCGCCGCACGGCGGCCGAGCACCTCACCCGGACCCAGTCGATTCCGGCGGTCACAGTGGTGGAGGAGGCCTCCTTCGACACCTTGGATCTGCTGCAAGGGTTGCTGGGCGTCAGCTATGTCCCGTTCCTGATTCAGGCGGCTGTCTCCGCGTTCACCGAGGTGCCGGAGATCAACGCCCTCTTCGACGAGAAGCTGCAGGAGCTGGTGATCTACGACCGGGTGGATCTCGCGATCGCGGTCCACACCGAGGAGGGGCTGGCTGTCCCCGTCATCCACGACTGCGCGAAGATGACGCTGCGGGAACTGGAGGCCCGGGTGCAGGAGTTGGGCACGCAGGCCCGGGCTCGGAAGCTGAGCCTCGCCGACAGCATGGGCGGGACGTTCACCATCACCAGCCCAGGCGATGCCGGAGCCTTGCTGGCCACGCCTCTGCTCAATGTGCCTCAGGTGGCCATCCTCGGTCTGCACCGGCCCACGCGCCGGCCCGTGGTGGCCGACGGCGAGCTGCGCGTGGGGCTCGCGGCCCATGTCACCCTGACGCACGATCACCGCGTCATTGATGGCCTCACCGCCTGCCGCTTCCTGCGCCGGATCACGGAGCGCCTCTCGCACCCGCTCCAGGCGCTGGACGAGGGTGTGTTCCGTCCTGGCTCTGCCCCCAAGGCTACGGCGGAGGCTGCGGCCGGGCAGCGTTCCCCCATGGGAGGTCCGGAGCAGCCGGGGAGCCCTGCCACCGGCCAGCCTGGAGAGCTGGCTCGCGAGCTGTCGAGCTTGGATCCGCGCAAGCGCCGTCTCCGGCTCGAGGCCTTCTTGGATACCGAGCTGCTGCGGCTCATGAAGCGCACGCGCGCCATCGATCGGAAGTCGACCTGGAAGGATCTGGGCTTGGATTCGTTGGTCGCGGTAGGGCTGCGAAACGTGCTGGTGCACGCGCTCGATCGCTCGCTGCCTGCCACCCTCCTCTTCAACCGCACCACGCCCGCGGCGCTCGCCGAGCACCTGCTGGGAATGCTCGAGGATGACCCGCCCGAAACCCAGGAGATGGATCCAGACGCGCTCCTCGCGAGCTTGAAGGGTCTGCCAGAGAACGAGGCACGCGCTCGGCTCGCGGAGCGGCTGGCGGCGGGGATGGAGCGACGATGA
- a CDS encoding alpha-ketoacid dehydrogenase subunit beta: MSTMLFAEALTSALREEMERNPKLILLGEDIGRSGGVFRITVGLQARFGAERVVDTPVAEAGIVGSAVGLCLSGLQPVCELQFDAFSYPALNQILTHVSRYRWRTQGKAPMPMVIRIPCGGGVRAPELHSDSPEAYFCHTPGLTVVSPSTPADAKGLLTSALRSPDPVVFFEPKKLYRHLRGEVPDGEHLVPFGKVRTAREGSDVTLIAWGAMMEIALAAAEALATEGVSSHVCDVRTLSPLDEEGLLQAARVTGRVVIIQESPRNCSVASELAALLAEHAMYDLKAPIKRVSGFDVPHPYYSIEHHQRPDCARVVDAVHRILEA, from the coding sequence ATGAGCACGATGCTTTTCGCGGAGGCGCTCACGAGCGCCCTGCGTGAGGAGATGGAGCGCAACCCGAAGTTGATCCTCCTGGGCGAGGACATCGGCCGTAGCGGGGGCGTCTTCCGCATCACGGTGGGCCTCCAAGCCCGGTTCGGAGCAGAGCGCGTGGTGGACACGCCCGTGGCCGAGGCAGGCATTGTGGGCTCGGCCGTGGGCCTGTGCCTCTCCGGGCTGCAGCCCGTCTGCGAGCTGCAGTTCGACGCGTTCAGCTACCCGGCGCTGAACCAGATCCTCACCCACGTGAGCCGCTACCGCTGGCGCACGCAGGGCAAGGCGCCGATGCCCATGGTGATCCGGATCCCCTGCGGCGGCGGCGTGCGCGCGCCCGAGCTGCACTCGGACTCGCCGGAGGCGTACTTCTGTCACACGCCCGGGCTCACGGTTGTCTCTCCTTCGACGCCCGCGGACGCGAAGGGGCTGCTGACCTCCGCGCTGCGCAGCCCCGATCCCGTGGTGTTCTTCGAGCCGAAGAAGCTCTACCGCCACTTGCGCGGCGAGGTGCCAGACGGCGAGCACCTCGTGCCGTTCGGCAAGGTCCGGACGGCCCGCGAGGGCAGCGACGTCACCTTGATCGCGTGGGGCGCGATGATGGAGATCGCGCTGGCTGCAGCGGAGGCGCTGGCCACGGAGGGAGTCTCCTCGCATGTGTGCGATGTGAGAACCCTGTCGCCGCTCGATGAGGAAGGACTGCTCCAGGCGGCTCGCGTGACAGGGCGGGTTGTCATCATCCAGGAGTCACCGCGGAACTGCAGTGTGGCGAGCGAGCTCGCCGCCCTCCTGGCGGAGCATGCGATGTACGACCTGAAGGCACCGATCAAGCGGGTGAGCGGCTTCGATGTGCCGCACCCTTACTACAGCATCGAGCACCACCAGCGCCCCGACTGCGCGCGCGTCGTCGACGCAGTTCACCGCATCTTGGAGGCGTAA
- a CDS encoding type I polyketide synthase has translation MSTIQRAIQALEKAEAKIAALERARSEPLAIVGLSCRFPGGKDPESFWRTLEQGIDTVREIPNSRWRVEPSLQGGRWAALLDEVDGFDAAFFGISPREASGIDPQHRLLLEVSTEALENAGIPLEALNGTRTGVFTGIMTQDYLHLTRDAGEETLDAYATTGVGACFGSGRLSYVLGLQGPCMTVDTACSSSLVAVHLACQSLRSGESDVALAGGVNLILSPWTMQLVIQMQALSPDGRCRAFDAKANGFVRGEGCGVVVLKRLSDAVRDGDRIRAVIRGSAVNQDGRSTGLTAPNVLSQQALLRKALESAGVKPADVSYVEAHGTGTPLGDPIEMEALREVLGAPGEGAGLCAVGSVKTNVGHLEAAAGIAGLIKTVLSLEKEKLPKHVNFEALNPRIELEGSRLRVVGGGQEWKRGEKARVAGVSSFGLSGTNAHVVLEEGPRREERGGEEGGEHVVVVSARSEGALKEAAKEYAGYLEGEEGLRLGDVAYTGLMRRSQHEHRLAVVGSSVEEVREGLRGWSEGREVSGVVSGRGGEGSARVVFVYSGQGAQWKGMGKELMESSEVFRRAVEECEAGFREVGGYSVVEALKGEEPERTDQIQATLYAMQVGLTEQWRAWGVEPEAVVGHSMGEVGAAYAAGVLSARQGAEVIWKRSQLMKSKSGQGATGVVELGWEQVKEELKGYEGRVAVSAVNSERMTGIAGEKEAVEELLRGWEKRGVFSRRVKMDVAAHSPQMEELKEPLRRELSGLRPQAGKVALYSTVTGEKEEGRGMGAEYWVRNMREPVYFAKGLKGAMGGGRSVVVEVSAHPVLMAVMQQVVEEAGAKERVRVVGSLRRQQGERRALLEGLGSVYAWGGRVEWSKGPESQGRCVPLPTYPWQREKFWVQTKGDAPASAGLVRGEGGHPLAGAAFSVSTQQGTRFWESTLSVSRVTYLKDHRVGGAVVVPGTGYVEMGLWAAKEAFGTEGAYELEEVRFRAALVLGEEGRRVQVALTVEGPAEGSFRVSSQGEGEAQWTLHASGQVRRVAEQPVQLEALEVLRARMSSGKPVDGFYEELRGKGLEYGPTFQGVRELWSGAGEALGRLEVPEAVVQDRAYRLHPAVLDAALQVIGQAAGPTGEAAAGDAGPSVPVLLSRVRVYREVSPRMWSFVRVGTAQGGEWEAEIELRDDAGQLVAEVRGLRAAPLGGTQTVKQEGLPLLVQRWLKQEAAAEEVSKPGRWLVVLDEGGWAERVARQLEARGQQVVAWKPSAGVPMAAALEQAFSDEGGRGVVMCHGLDVVVRENSSAEEVLGGQERAFLRVQELVKAMGQQRWRQAPRLWLVTKGAQRVEGDATPVSLGQVGLWGLGRTLAMERPELSCRRVDVDGASGQELLVRQLLAESQEEEWVLREAGTYVGRLEKMETVRRAERKEKAGARAFRLELGASTGSDRLALREIPVRPPGSGEVRVRVAAVVLQVPSGDAAGLAGDCVGHIDAVGSGVESFTVGQQVMLAGRSEVTSVITAPMFSVVPLPRPLSVEQAAAMLALVDVAILLRNPPQQAASLLQEVARLNESGILKPLAHQLLPVSRLPVALQETAQDRHTGKLVVDLSEPDVPISMGAEAGLLKEESSYLVTGGLGGLGLSVAKWLVEQGARRLVLMGRGGAESEEQRGQVEELRARGARVEVSRGDVGKVEEVRKAVEMAEGMGPLKGVVHAAGVVEDGLLEQQTAEKVSRVLRPKVGGGWNVHEATRKKELDFVVMYSSAASLLGSPGQSNYAMGNAFMDGLAEYRQAQGLPCVSVQWGAFSEVGMAAALANRGERLSQRGMSQLTPQQGLRVLGELLHAEEAQVGVVPLDVRQWVEFYPHLATMTRFKELLQTKAAPQKGDPELVARLRAASAVDRPGMMESLVREQAAAVLRLKPSRIDRETPLKALGFDSLMGLELRNRLEARLGFTLSATLVWTYPHVAALTEYLCSLLGAALEDGVSVDTAGLRGEAAATQAAHSAGELKQEITERALDEMSDDELASLGEQLLGGTRSTEVT, from the coding sequence GTGTCGACGATCCAGCGTGCCATTCAGGCGCTAGAGAAGGCGGAAGCGAAGATTGCAGCGCTCGAGCGGGCCAGGAGCGAGCCACTCGCGATAGTCGGACTGAGCTGCCGCTTCCCCGGAGGAAAGGATCCCGAGTCGTTCTGGCGGACCTTGGAGCAGGGCATCGACACGGTGAGGGAAATCCCCAATAGCCGTTGGCGCGTGGAGCCGTCGCTGCAGGGAGGACGGTGGGCGGCGCTGCTCGACGAGGTGGACGGCTTCGACGCGGCGTTCTTCGGCATCTCGCCGCGAGAGGCGTCCGGGATTGATCCACAGCATCGGCTCCTGCTCGAGGTCTCCACCGAGGCTCTGGAGAACGCGGGCATTCCGCTGGAGGCGCTGAACGGGACGCGCACCGGAGTCTTCACCGGCATCATGACCCAGGACTACCTGCACCTGACGCGGGATGCGGGAGAGGAGACGCTGGACGCCTACGCCACGACAGGAGTGGGGGCGTGCTTCGGCAGTGGCCGGCTCTCGTACGTGCTGGGGTTGCAGGGGCCGTGCATGACGGTGGACACGGCGTGCTCGTCGTCGCTGGTGGCGGTGCACCTGGCCTGTCAGAGCCTGCGCTCGGGCGAGAGCGACGTGGCGCTCGCCGGGGGCGTGAACCTCATCCTGTCTCCATGGACGATGCAGCTGGTCATCCAGATGCAGGCGCTGTCGCCGGACGGGAGGTGCCGAGCGTTCGACGCGAAGGCGAACGGGTTCGTGAGGGGAGAGGGCTGTGGGGTGGTGGTGCTCAAGAGGTTGTCGGACGCGGTGAGGGATGGAGACCGGATCCGAGCGGTGATCCGAGGCTCAGCAGTGAACCAGGACGGGAGGAGCACGGGGCTGACGGCGCCGAACGTGTTGTCGCAGCAGGCGTTGCTGCGCAAGGCGCTGGAGAGCGCGGGCGTGAAGCCGGCAGACGTGAGCTACGTGGAGGCGCACGGGACGGGGACGCCGCTGGGGGACCCGATCGAGATGGAAGCGCTCAGGGAGGTGTTGGGCGCGCCGGGGGAAGGGGCCGGGCTGTGCGCAGTGGGCTCGGTGAAGACGAACGTGGGGCACCTTGAGGCGGCGGCAGGGATAGCGGGTCTGATCAAGACGGTGCTGTCGCTGGAGAAGGAGAAGCTGCCGAAGCACGTGAACTTCGAGGCGTTGAACCCGCGGATAGAGCTGGAGGGGAGCCGGCTGCGAGTGGTGGGAGGTGGGCAGGAGTGGAAGAGGGGAGAGAAGGCGCGGGTGGCAGGAGTGAGCTCGTTCGGGCTGAGCGGGACGAACGCGCACGTGGTGTTGGAGGAGGGGCCCCGGCGTGAGGAGAGGGGAGGAGAGGAGGGAGGGGAGCACGTGGTGGTGGTGTCAGCGAGGAGTGAAGGAGCGCTGAAGGAGGCGGCGAAGGAGTACGCGGGGTACCTGGAGGGAGAGGAGGGGTTGAGGCTGGGGGACGTCGCGTACACGGGGCTGATGAGGAGGAGCCAGCACGAGCACCGGCTGGCGGTGGTGGGCAGCAGCGTGGAGGAGGTGAGAGAGGGCTTGAGGGGCTGGTCGGAGGGGAGGGAAGTGAGTGGGGTGGTGAGCGGGAGGGGAGGAGAGGGGAGCGCGCGAGTGGTGTTCGTGTACTCGGGGCAGGGAGCGCAGTGGAAGGGGATGGGGAAGGAGCTGATGGAGAGCTCGGAGGTGTTCCGGCGAGCGGTGGAGGAGTGTGAGGCGGGGTTTAGGGAGGTGGGTGGCTACTCGGTGGTGGAGGCGCTGAAGGGAGAGGAGCCGGAGAGGACGGACCAGATACAGGCGACGCTGTACGCGATGCAGGTGGGGCTGACGGAGCAGTGGAGGGCGTGGGGAGTGGAGCCCGAGGCGGTGGTGGGGCACAGCATGGGGGAGGTGGGGGCTGCGTATGCGGCGGGAGTGCTGAGCGCGAGGCAGGGAGCGGAGGTGATTTGGAAGAGAAGTCAGTTGATGAAGAGCAAGAGCGGGCAGGGGGCGACGGGGGTGGTGGAGTTGGGGTGGGAGCAGGTGAAGGAGGAGCTGAAGGGTTACGAGGGGCGGGTGGCGGTGAGCGCGGTGAACAGCGAGAGGATGACGGGGATAGCGGGGGAGAAGGAGGCGGTGGAGGAGTTGTTGAGGGGCTGGGAGAAGAGGGGAGTGTTCAGCCGGCGAGTGAAGATGGATGTGGCGGCACACAGCCCGCAGATGGAGGAGCTGAAGGAGCCGCTGAGGAGAGAGCTTTCGGGGCTGAGGCCACAGGCGGGGAAGGTGGCGCTGTACTCGACAGTGACAGGGGAGAAGGAGGAGGGGCGAGGGATGGGAGCGGAGTACTGGGTGAGGAACATGAGAGAGCCCGTGTACTTCGCGAAGGGATTGAAGGGAGCGATGGGAGGAGGGAGGAGCGTGGTGGTGGAGGTGAGCGCGCACCCGGTGTTGATGGCGGTGATGCAGCAGGTGGTGGAGGAGGCAGGAGCGAAGGAGAGGGTGAGGGTGGTGGGGAGCCTGAGGAGGCAGCAGGGGGAGAGGAGGGCGCTGCTGGAAGGGCTGGGGAGTGTGTATGCGTGGGGAGGGCGAGTGGAGTGGAGCAAGGGCCCCGAGAGTCAGGGCCGGTGCGTGCCGCTGCCGACCTACCCCTGGCAGCGTGAGAAATTCTGGGTGCAGACGAAGGGGGACGCGCCCGCGAGCGCAGGGCTGGTGAGAGGGGAAGGAGGGCACCCGCTTGCGGGAGCGGCATTCAGCGTGTCGACGCAGCAGGGGACGCGCTTCTGGGAGAGCACGCTCAGCGTGTCACGAGTGACGTACCTCAAGGATCACCGTGTGGGCGGAGCAGTGGTGGTGCCAGGAACCGGGTATGTGGAGATGGGGCTGTGGGCGGCGAAGGAGGCGTTTGGGACGGAGGGCGCGTACGAGCTGGAAGAGGTGAGGTTCCGAGCGGCGCTGGTGCTGGGGGAGGAAGGCCGGCGCGTGCAGGTGGCGCTGACGGTGGAGGGACCGGCGGAAGGTAGCTTCCGTGTCAGCAGCCAGGGGGAGGGCGAGGCGCAGTGGACGCTACACGCCAGCGGGCAGGTGAGGCGTGTGGCGGAGCAGCCGGTGCAGCTCGAGGCGCTGGAGGTTCTTCGCGCCAGAATGAGTTCAGGCAAGCCGGTCGATGGCTTCTATGAAGAGCTGAGAGGCAAGGGCCTCGAGTACGGGCCCACGTTCCAGGGCGTGCGCGAGTTGTGGAGCGGCGCCGGGGAGGCTCTGGGCCGCCTGGAAGTGCCAGAGGCGGTGGTGCAGGACCGCGCGTACCGGCTGCACCCAGCCGTGCTGGACGCGGCGCTTCAGGTGATAGGCCAGGCGGCTGGCCCGACAGGGGAGGCGGCGGCAGGAGACGCAGGCCCTTCCGTCCCGGTGCTGCTATCGCGAGTGAGGGTGTATCGCGAGGTGTCCCCGCGCATGTGGAGCTTCGTGCGGGTGGGCACGGCCCAGGGCGGGGAGTGGGAAGCAGAGATCGAGCTGAGGGACGACGCAGGGCAGCTGGTGGCCGAGGTGCGCGGGCTGCGTGCGGCGCCGCTGGGCGGCACGCAGACTGTGAAGCAGGAGGGCTTGCCGCTCCTGGTGCAGCGCTGGCTCAAGCAGGAGGCTGCGGCGGAGGAAGTGTCGAAGCCGGGCCGCTGGCTGGTGGTGCTCGATGAGGGCGGGTGGGCCGAGCGAGTCGCCCGGCAGTTGGAGGCGCGAGGCCAGCAGGTGGTGGCGTGGAAGCCGTCAGCGGGCGTTCCGATGGCCGCTGCGCTGGAGCAGGCCTTCAGTGATGAGGGAGGGCGAGGCGTGGTGATGTGCCACGGCCTGGATGTGGTGGTGCGGGAGAACAGCAGCGCCGAGGAGGTGCTGGGAGGGCAGGAGAGGGCGTTCCTGCGGGTGCAGGAGTTGGTGAAGGCGATGGGCCAGCAGCGTTGGCGCCAGGCGCCGCGGCTGTGGCTGGTGACGAAGGGCGCACAGCGGGTGGAGGGAGATGCCACCCCGGTGTCGCTGGGGCAGGTCGGGCTGTGGGGCCTGGGCCGGACTCTGGCGATGGAGCGCCCGGAGCTGTCCTGCAGACGGGTGGATGTGGATGGGGCCTCAGGTCAGGAGTTGCTGGTGAGGCAGCTGCTGGCCGAGTCGCAGGAAGAGGAGTGGGTGCTGCGCGAGGCGGGCACGTACGTAGGCCGGCTCGAGAAGATGGAGACGGTGCGCCGTGCCGAGCGGAAGGAGAAGGCGGGTGCGCGAGCGTTCCGGTTGGAGCTGGGGGCGTCCACGGGCTCGGACCGGCTGGCGCTGCGAGAGATCCCAGTGCGCCCTCCCGGCTCCGGTGAAGTGCGGGTGAGGGTGGCGGCGGTGGTGCTGCAGGTTCCCTCGGGAGATGCTGCGGGCTTGGCTGGAGACTGCGTGGGCCACATCGACGCGGTGGGCTCCGGCGTCGAGAGTTTCACGGTGGGCCAGCAGGTCATGTTGGCAGGGCGCTCGGAGGTGACCTCCGTCATCACCGCACCCATGTTCTCCGTTGTCCCATTGCCGAGGCCGCTGTCGGTCGAGCAGGCGGCGGCGATGCTCGCCCTGGTGGATGTCGCCATCCTCCTGCGCAACCCTCCCCAGCAGGCTGCGAGCTTGTTGCAGGAGGTCGCCCGGCTGAACGAGAGCGGCATCCTGAAGCCGCTGGCGCATCAACTCCTTCCCGTCTCACGCCTTCCGGTCGCGCTCCAGGAGACGGCGCAGGATCGGCACACCGGGAAGCTGGTGGTGGATCTGTCAGAGCCGGATGTCCCAATCTCGATGGGAGCGGAAGCAGGGCTGCTGAAGGAAGAGAGCAGCTACCTGGTGACAGGAGGGTTGGGAGGGCTGGGCCTGTCGGTGGCGAAGTGGCTCGTGGAGCAGGGAGCCAGGCGGCTGGTGCTGATGGGGCGAGGCGGAGCGGAGAGTGAGGAGCAGCGGGGTCAGGTGGAGGAGCTGAGGGCCCGGGGAGCGCGAGTGGAGGTGAGCCGAGGTGACGTGGGGAAGGTGGAAGAGGTGAGGAAGGCGGTGGAGATGGCGGAGGGGATGGGGCCGTTGAAGGGAGTGGTGCACGCGGCGGGAGTGGTGGAGGACGGGCTGCTGGAGCAGCAGACGGCAGAGAAGGTGAGCCGAGTGCTGAGGCCAAAGGTGGGTGGAGGGTGGAACGTGCACGAGGCGACGAGGAAGAAGGAGCTGGATTTCGTGGTGATGTACTCGTCAGCCGCGTCGCTGTTGGGCTCGCCCGGGCAGAGCAACTACGCGATGGGCAATGCGTTCATGGATGGGCTGGCGGAGTACCGCCAGGCGCAGGGGCTGCCGTGCGTGAGCGTGCAGTGGGGAGCGTTCTCGGAAGTGGGCATGGCCGCAGCGCTGGCCAACCGGGGCGAGAGGCTTTCCCAGCGGGGCATGAGCCAACTGACGCCGCAGCAGGGGCTCCGTGTGCTGGGGGAACTGCTGCACGCCGAGGAGGCGCAGGTGGGCGTGGTCCCGCTCGATGTACGCCAGTGGGTCGAGTTCTATCCGCACCTGGCGACGATGACGCGCTTCAAGGAGCTGCTGCAGACGAAGGCAGCCCCGCAGAAGGGAGATCCCGAGTTGGTGGCGCGCTTGCGGGCCGCGAGCGCGGTGGATCGGCCGGGGATGATGGAGTCGCTGGTACGGGAGCAGGCGGCGGCGGTGCTCCGGCTGAAGCCCTCACGTATCGATCGGGAGACGCCCCTGAAGGCGCTGGGCTTCGACTCGCTGATGGGCCTGGAACTGCGCAACAGGTTGGAGGCCCGGCTGGGCTTCACACTCTCAGCGACTCTGGTGTGGACGTACCCCCATGTCGCGGCGCTCACTGAGTACCTCTGCTCCTTGCTCGGAGCGGCGCTCGAAGACGGAGTGTCAGTGGACACCGCGGGCCTGCGAGGTGAAGCCGCTGCCACGCAGGCTGCCCACTCGGCCGGGGAACTGAAGCAGGAAATCACTGAGCGCGCGCTGGACGAGATGTCTGACGACGAGCTTGCAAGCCTGGGAGAGCAGTTGCTGGGCGGCACTCGCTCCACGGAAGTGACTTGA